A window of Phaeodactylum tricornutum CCAP 1055/1 PHATR_bd_18x34 genomic scaffold, whole genome shotgun sequence contains these coding sequences:
- a CDS encoding predicted protein — translation MAKTEEELDSGPDEGSLLVLPPDDKKSSLAKTQMMSQRTMKWTQTKTPATSVGKALMEQTQGYNKAIKGIHVSKITSRGKFRSRILTVSHDRFALFCTHQSIKGGSGFLSTMARKLPVPFITRKGVRGFTQPEALRDKYVRYIDIADIDSVQVGVVGTQKLEAAREHNRLKGKDSRVDIHRNEIVTIVHHGHDSLDVLITKKDERVELVNCIQKMRKAYFEAQRNVSNEALLLRYIWYDVDVNRDGQIGETEFNKILNRINFSVKNPGKVFREHIKSKLKSRKQDGLSYPEVMELLQKLKKQKNTSMANLIWDEVFGIEADKVSAGQFLSKFIHAKQGQHNASIANAIEVISSLNQMEINHQFGEPLLVMPDDELSRARFELYLFDVMNSACDPWKLQMIGDVTLDQPMSKYWINTSHNTYLTGDQLQSTSSVEMYMRSLRRGCKCLELDCWDGEKSDSGDYLPIVFHGHTLTSKILFIDIIRGVRSYMAFHKFTYPVILSLENHCSHPFQLAIAKILEDVLGDYLYVPAVDVSQHPLPSPESLRGRVVIKGKRPPEPDDNAEELAEPVDDEEDPYDPKAIPVAGKADTKISKHAKIVKELARLTLFHGTKFKAFEQSITEPFSHMHSIGEAKIGKILSKNPANTDLWRQYNVNHMTRTYPSGTRVDSSNYNPLLAWSVGSQLVALNFQTSDTPLLLNDGRFRENKHSGYVLKPPSVLGIASETLIRTKKQRSRIIPEDNFRKRVLPLCVRVRVLSGSCLPKPRGAKAGEAIDPYVIVTMHDVLRNEDGKATYVYSSHSTASVNDNGFCPVWNDKKTKDFIVNTPEVAMVHFSLRESDVGLDEKVGDATIPINMLRPGYRSIQLLDSNNTRTGPFGFATLLVQIHMTDM, via the exons ATGGCAAAGACTGAAGAAGAGCTTGACTCCGGTCCCGACGAAGGGAGTCTTCTCGTCCTTCCTCCCGACGATAAAAAGTCCTCGCTAGCAAAGACCCAAATGATGAGTCAACGAACGATGAAGTGGACACAAACCAAGACGCCGGCGACCTCGGTTGGGAAAGCTCTCATGGAGCAAACGCAAGGATACAACAAGGCTATCAAAGGCATTCATGTTTCCAAGATCACTTCACGGGGAAAGTTTCGCTCGCGCATTTTGACCGTTAGTCACGATCGCTTCGCCTTGTTTTGCACCCATCAATCTATAAAAGGTGGATCGGGATTTCTTTCAACGATGGCTCGGAAGCTGCCTGTACCATTCATAACTCGTAAGGGTGTTCGAGGTTTCACCCAGCCCGAGGCATTGCGAGACAAGTACGTCCGCTACATCGATATCGCAGACATTGATTCGGTTCAAGTGGGTGTTGTAGGAACTCAGAAATTAGAAGCCGCCAGGGAACACAATCGCCTGAAAGGAAAAGATTCCAGGGTGGATATCCATCGAAACGAGATTGTTACAATTGTCCACCATGGCCACGATTCCTTGGATGTGCTCATTACCAAGAAAGATGAGCGTGTCGAACTGGTTAATTGTATTCAGAAGATGCGCAAGGCATACTTCGAAGCACAAAGGAATGTGAGCAATGAGGCTCTTCTGCTGCGCTACATTTGGTATGACGTAGATGTGAATCGGGACGGACAAATCGGTGAGACAGAATTCAACAAAATTCTAAACCGCATCAATTTTTCAGTCAAGAATCCAGGCAAGGTCTTTAGGGAACACATCAAGTCCAAATTGAAAAGCCGAAAACAAGATGGCCTTTCGTACCCCGAGGTGATGGAACTTCTCCAGAAGctcaagaagcaaaagaacaCGTCGATGGCAAACTTAATCTGGGATGAGGTTTTTGGCATAGAGGCTGATAAAGTATCGGCGGGTCAGTTTCTCTCTAAGTTCATCCACGCTAAACAGGGACAACACAATGCATCGATCGCGAACGCCATTGAGGTTATTTCTTCTTTGAATCAAATGGAAATCAATCATCAATTTGGTGAACCCTTACTTGTTATGCCAGACGATGAGCTGAGTCGTGCTCGTTTCGAATTATATCTGTTCGATGTTATGAATAGTGCATGTGATCCTTGGAAGCTTCAGATGATCGGCGACGTGACCCTAGATCAACCCATGTCAAAGTATTGGATCAACACCAGTCACAACACGTACTTGACAGGGGACCAACTGCAGAGTACCAGTTCTGTTGAAATGTATATGCGATCACTCAGGCGTGGCTGCAAATGCCTCGAGCTAGACTGCTGGGATGGGGAGAAGTCTGACTCAGGGGATTACCTGCCGATTGTCTTTCACGGGCATACATTGACATCTAAGATCCTTTTTATCGACATTATTCGAGGAGTTCGGAGCTACATGGCCTTTCACAAGTTCACCTATCCTGTAATTTTGTCGCTCGAAAATCACTGCTCTCATCCTTTCCAGCTGGCGATCGCCAAAATTCTCGAAGATGTCCTCGGCGACTACCTATATGTTCCAGCGGTTGACGTTTCGCAACATCCATTGCCATCTCCGGAGTCATTGCGAGGTAGGGTTGTTATAAAGGGCAAGCGGCCGCCTGAACCTGACGATAATGCCGAAGAATTGGCGGAACCAgtcgacgatgaagaagaccCCTATGATCCGAAGGCGATACCGGTGGCCGGAAAAGCTGACACCAAGATTTCCAAACATGCCAAAATTGTTAAGGAGCTTGCTCGATTGACCCTCTTCCATGGAACTAAGTTTAAAGCTTTCGAGCAATCCATTACCGAACCGTTTTCTCATATGCATTCCATTGGTGAGGCCAAAATCGGAAAAATTCTGAGCAAGAATCCTGCAAACACAGATCTTTGGCGTCAGTACAATGTAAATCACATGACGCGCACTTATCCGTCAGGGACGCGGGTCGACTCTTCCAATTATAATCCTCTTTTGGCGTGGTCGGTGGGTTCGCAACTTGTGGCACTGAACTTTCAGACGAGTGACACACCTTTGCTTTTGAACGATGGACGTTTTCGTGAAAACAAACACTCTGGATACGTCCTCAAGCCACCGAGCGTCCTGGGAATTGCATCAGAGACCTTGATCCGTACCAAAAAG CAGCGCTCCCGAATTATCCCAGAAGacaattttcgaaagagagTTCTTCCTCTGTGTGTCAGGGTCCGTGTATTATCAGGCAGCTGCTTGCCCAAACCAAGAGGAGCCAAAGCAGGGGAAGCGATCGATCCCTACGTGATTGTAACGATGCACGATGTTCTAAGGAATGAAGATGGTAAAGCCACATATGTGTATAGCTCTCATTCGACAGCTTCCGTAAACGATAACGGATTTTGCCCAGTGTGGAACGATAAAAAGACGAAGGACTTTATCGTTAACACCCCGGAAGTCGCGATGGTACACTTTTCTTTGCGCGAGAGCGACGTTGGGTTGGACGAGAAGGTAGGAGACGCAACAATTCCGATCAACATGCTGCGACCAGGCTACAGATCAATCCAGCTTCTAGACTCCAATAACACGAGAACGGGACCGTTTGGTTTTGCAACTCTATTGGTCCAGATTCATATGACAGACATGTAA
- a CDS encoding predicted protein encodes FLQAASENDKTLLECLLNDGVDVTHADASGETALHLAADKGSLDCLQALLEHGANVNATDQDGISVLQAAVIAGHVEICRLLLQHGARPD; translated from the coding sequence TTCCTGCAAGCAGCAAGTGAGAATGATAAAACATTACTTGAATGCCTTTTGAATGATGGTGTGGATGTGACGCACGCGGACGCATCTGGGGAAACGGCGTTACATTTGGCAGCTGATAAGGGATCTTTGGATTGTCTGCAAGCGTTGCTGGAACATGGAGCCAACGTCAACGCCACTGACCAAGACGGCATTTCGGTCCTGCAAGCTGCAGTGATTGCCGGGCACGTCGAAATTTGTCGCCTGTTGTTACAACATGGAGCTCGTCCGGAT